One genomic segment of Candidatus Angelobacter sp. includes these proteins:
- a CDS encoding shikimate kinase, whose amino-acid sequence MSGGRVIHNLALVGFMGTGKSSVGQLAAAQLRFRFVDTDELIEARAGKTVSAIFAQQGEARFREYERTVVDELKGSDHTVIATGGGLIVSAENLESLKSHALVVCLWASPEAIWERVRHQTHRPLLQNPKPLARMRELLTEREPFYRRADVLVNTDLRSIKEVAHHVIHQFRLASHRSSQR is encoded by the coding sequence ATGAGCGGCGGACGCGTAATTCACAATCTCGCCCTGGTGGGTTTCATGGGAACCGGCAAGTCGTCCGTTGGTCAACTCGCGGCGGCCCAGCTGCGCTTCCGGTTTGTGGACACGGATGAACTCATCGAGGCGCGCGCCGGAAAGACTGTTTCCGCCATTTTCGCTCAACAGGGCGAGGCGCGGTTCCGCGAATATGAGCGGACGGTGGTGGATGAACTCAAGGGATCGGACCATACGGTCATCGCGACTGGCGGCGGATTGATCGTGAGCGCGGAGAACCTCGAAAGCCTGAAAAGCCATGCGCTCGTCGTCTGCCTCTGGGCCTCGCCGGAGGCAATCTGGGAACGGGTGCGCCATCAAACCCACCGGCCGTTGCTGCAGAATCCCAAACCGCTGGCGAGAATGCGCGAACTGCTCACTGAGCGCGAACCGTTCTACCGCCGGGCCGACGTGCTGGTAAACACCGATCTGCGGTCGATAAAAGAGGTCGCGCACCACGTGATCCATCAGTTCCGTCTGGCGAGCCACCGCTCTTCACAGCGGTGA
- the queG gene encoding tRNA epoxyqueuosine(34) reductase QueG, which yields MKTAIQRRALELGFDACRFTTAGPPQSAPHFERWLAAQRHGEMGYLQRNAHKRVDPGQVLPGAKSILCLAASYEVSSLQSECPEGRGDVPRANLRPASTGVIARYGRFDDYHHVLGDRLKSLTEYMDRLGGTGTRSLCYVDTGPLLERDLAQRSGLGFVGKHTNLISRTLGNWIFLAEIITTLELEPDPPEQNRCGSCARCLDACPTRAITGPFQLDARLCISYLTIELKGPIPARLRPAIGNRIYGCDDCLAVCPWNRFAREGELMKQHARQDLEGPSLIGLLSLDDDGFRKRFAGTPMLRTKRRGLLRNVCVALGNVGDATALPALQRAADDSEPLIAEHADWAIQQIQRRKQGVPEEGKEGSRAND from the coding sequence GTGAAAACCGCGATCCAGCGGCGCGCCCTGGAGCTGGGCTTTGACGCCTGCCGTTTCACCACAGCCGGGCCGCCGCAAAGCGCGCCCCATTTTGAAAGGTGGCTGGCGGCGCAGCGGCATGGCGAGATGGGCTATCTGCAACGTAACGCGCACAAACGAGTCGATCCCGGACAGGTCCTGCCCGGCGCGAAAAGCATCCTCTGCCTGGCGGCAAGTTATGAAGTTTCAAGTTTGCAGTCCGAATGCCCGGAAGGACGGGGTGACGTGCCCCGCGCGAACCTCCGACCGGCGTCAACCGGTGTCATCGCCCGCTACGGGCGATTCGACGATTATCACCACGTGCTCGGCGACCGGTTGAAATCCCTGACGGAATACATGGACCGGCTCGGGGGGACCGGTACGCGCTCGCTCTGTTACGTGGACACGGGACCTCTTCTCGAACGCGATCTGGCCCAGCGATCCGGACTCGGCTTTGTCGGCAAACACACCAACCTCATCAGCCGCACTCTCGGAAACTGGATTTTCCTCGCCGAAATCATCACGACGCTTGAGCTCGAACCCGATCCGCCGGAACAAAACCGCTGCGGCTCCTGCGCGCGGTGCCTCGACGCCTGCCCCACCCGCGCCATCACCGGTCCGTTCCAACTCGACGCGCGTTTGTGCATCTCCTACCTGACCATCGAACTGAAGGGACCGATCCCCGCCCGACTGCGTCCTGCCATCGGCAACCGCATCTACGGCTGCGACGACTGCCTCGCGGTCTGTCCGTGGAACCGGTTTGCGCGCGAAGGGGAATTGATGAAGCAACATGCCCGTCAGGATCTGGAGGGGCCATCCCTGATCGGGCTCCTTTCCCTGGACGACGACGGTTTCAGGAAGAGGTTTGCGGGCACGCCGATGCTGCGAACAAAACGTCGCGGACTGTTGCGCAACGTTTGTGTCGCGCTCGGCAACGTCGGCGACGCCACCGCCCTGCCCGCCTTGCAACGTGCCGCGGACGATTCCGAACCGCTGATTGCCGAACATGCCGATTGGGCGATTCAACAGATTCAACGGAGAAAACAGGGTGTCCCCGAAGAGGGGAAAGAAGGCAGCAGGGCAAACGACTGA
- a CDS encoding cytochrome c, with translation MNSEPNTPSTTEEAEPASGTAPAPVWLFVLVTVLAFWGMGFLDRHGGGFQSGVYAPYQSRKELEDEWPKSEGGKVLALGRFVYEEKAKCTACHQPTGLGTPGQFPPLAGSDWALAKEPGRIIRIVLDGLQGPVTVKGQPFTNVMVPWRDTLSDDEIAAVLTYVRQNWGNSAPEVKPEEVKAIREKTAGHSGQWFADELLKISESE, from the coding sequence ATGAATTCCGAACCGAACACACCTTCAACTACCGAAGAGGCCGAGCCGGCGAGTGGCACGGCGCCCGCGCCGGTCTGGCTGTTCGTGCTCGTGACGGTTCTGGCGTTTTGGGGAATGGGTTTCCTGGACAGGCACGGCGGCGGATTTCAGTCGGGCGTTTACGCCCCCTATCAATCCCGCAAGGAACTTGAAGATGAGTGGCCCAAGTCAGAAGGCGGAAAGGTCCTTGCCCTGGGCAGATTTGTTTACGAAGAGAAAGCGAAGTGCACGGCCTGCCACCAGCCAACGGGGCTGGGAACGCCGGGACAGTTCCCCCCTTTGGCCGGATCCGACTGGGCGCTTGCAAAAGAGCCAGGCCGAATTATTCGGATCGTGCTCGACGGCCTCCAGGGACCGGTGACCGTGAAAGGCCAGCCGTTTACCAACGTCATGGTTCCGTGGCGGGACACTCTTAGCGATGATGAAATTGCCGCCGTGTTGACTTACGTTCGGCAAAACTGGGGAAACAGTGCGCCAGAGGTCAAGCCGGAGGAGGTCAAGGCCATTCGCGAAAAGACCGCCGGCCATTCCGGACAATGGTTCGCAGACGAGTTGCTCAAGATCTCCGAAAGCGAGTAA